The following proteins are encoded in a genomic region of Gossypium hirsutum isolate 1008001.06 chromosome D05, Gossypium_hirsutum_v2.1, whole genome shotgun sequence:
- the LOC121216800 gene encoding pentatricopeptide repeat-containing protein At1g66345, mitochondrial isoform X1 — MHLSMALLSRKLHSVLVSSSITNTSSFAVTKTIIIPSQLLVQSNSDSNVSVISDLFKKTHNWDTLTRTLSSVQLTHSLIQQVLLQLKMPEHARSALNFFYWSAKTQNFQHQIDSYCIAIHIVVHAQQLAEAKILIQSALKTSESNSTRFCLVESLLGSYKVVDSSPLVFDLLLHAYAKLRMFKDGFEVSCYLENHGFCLNLSSFNALLHGMQKSGENAMVWKVYGYMIRKRKYPNEITVRTMIGALCKEGMLQVVVNLLDRIHGKRCSPIVIVNTNLVFKVIEEGRIEEGMELLKRMLQKNLILDTIASSFIVYTKLKLGNLESAWDVYDEMLKRDFSANSFLFSSFIKAYCERGKIQEAESMLQEMKNMGLKPYDETFNHLIEACSKAGELDAGVKHFEEMIGRGLVPSCSTFNEMVRGLCEIGDSEKANEFLTLVLDKGLSPNEVTYVHLMSGYGKEGKIQQVLKLYYEMEYRSLSPGLPVFTTLIRGLCDCGKVEEAEKYLRIMKGRSIGLSEEIYEALITGYPRNSDKTRAAFLHNEMVARGMKTMKII, encoded by the coding sequence ATGCATCTGTCAATGGCTCTGTTGAGTAGAAAACTTCATTCCGTTTTAGTTTCTTCATCAATCACCAACACTTCTTCATTTGCAGTAACCAAAACCATCATTATCCCCTCCCAATTGCTCGTGCAATCTAACAGTGACTCGAATGTTAGTGTCATCTCTGATTTATTCAAGAAAACCCATAACTGGGATACTCTCACTAGAACTTTATCTTCAGTTCAATTAACCCATTCCCTTATTCAACAAGTACTGCTCCAACTCAAGATGCCCGAGCATGCACGATCAGCTTTAAATTTCTTTTACTGGTCTGCAAAGACCCAAAACTTCCAACACCAGATTGACTCTTACTGCATTGCAATTCATATTGTAGTTCATGCCCAACAATTAGCTGAAGCTAAGATATTGATCCAATCAGCTTTGAAAACAAGTGAATCCAATTCAACTAGATTTTGTCTTGTGGAATCTTTACTGGGTAGTTACAAAGTTGTTGATTCGAGTCCTTTGGTGTTCGATTTGTTGCTTCATGCATATGCAAAGTTGAGAATGTTTAAGGATGGTTTTGAGGTTTCTTGTTACTTGGAGAACCATGGGTTTTGTTTGAACTTGTCAAGTTTCAATGCCTTGCTTCATGGGATGCAAAAATCTGGTGAAAATGCAATGGTTTGGAAGGTTTATGGGTATATGATTCGCAAAAGGAAATACCCCAATGAAATTACAGTAAGGACGATGATTGGTGCTTTGTGTAAAGAAGGAATGTTGCAAGTTGTGGTGAATTTGTTGGATAGGATTCATGGTAAGAGATGCTCTCCAATAGTTATTGTTAATACGAATTTGGTGTTTAAGGTTATAGAAGAGGGTAGAATTGAAGAGGGTATGGAATTATTGAAGAGAATGTTGCAAAAGAACTTGATTCTCGATACCATTGCTTCCTCTTTCATTGTTTATACTAAATTGAAGCTCGGGAATTTGGAGTCAGCATGGGATGTGTATGATGAAATGCTTAAGAGAGACTTTAGTGCCAACTCTTTTCTGTTTTCATCCTTCATAAAAGCATATTGTGAAAGAGGAAAAATTCAAGAAGCAGAAAGCATGTTGCAAgagatgaaaaatatgggtttgaAGCCATATGATGAAACTTTTAACCATTTGATCGAGGCATGTAGTAAAGCGGGCGAACTGGATGCTGGTGTGAAACACTTCGAGGAAATGATCGGTAGGGGACTCGTTCCAAGTTGTTCCACTTTCAATGAAATGGTGAGAGGGCTTTGCGAAATTGGGGATTCAGAGAAAGCTAATGAGTTCTTAACTCTTGTTTTAGATAAAGGACTTTCACCTAATGAAGTCACATACGTTCATCTTATGTCTGGTTATGGAAAAGAGGGGAAGATCCAACAAGTTCTCAAATTATACTATGAAATGGAGTATAGGTCACTGTCTCCTGGATTACCAGTTTTTACAACATTGATTAGAGGTCTTTGTGACTGTGGAAAAGTAGAGGAAGCTGAGAAGTATCTAAGAATAATGAAAGGTCGTTCTATAGGGTTGAGTGAAGAGATATATGAAGCTTTAATCACTGGTTACCCCAGAAATAGCGACAAAACAAGAGCTGCTTTCCTTCATAATGAGATGGTTGCAAGAGGAATGAAGACGATGAAAATAATATGA
- the LOC121216800 gene encoding pentatricopeptide repeat-containing protein At1g66345, mitochondrial isoform X2: MPEHARSALNFFYWSAKTQNFQHQIDSYCIAIHIVVHAQQLAEAKILIQSALKTSESNSTRFCLVESLLGSYKVVDSSPLVFDLLLHAYAKLRMFKDGFEVSCYLENHGFCLNLSSFNALLHGMQKSGENAMVWKVYGYMIRKRKYPNEITVRTMIGALCKEGMLQVVVNLLDRIHGKRCSPIVIVNTNLVFKVIEEGRIEEGMELLKRMLQKNLILDTIASSFIVYTKLKLGNLESAWDVYDEMLKRDFSANSFLFSSFIKAYCERGKIQEAESMLQEMKNMGLKPYDETFNHLIEACSKAGELDAGVKHFEEMIGRGLVPSCSTFNEMVRGLCEIGDSEKANEFLTLVLDKGLSPNEVTYVHLMSGYGKEGKIQQVLKLYYEMEYRSLSPGLPVFTTLIRGLCDCGKVEEAEKYLRIMKGRSIGLSEEIYEALITGYPRNSDKTRAAFLHNEMVARGMKTMKII, translated from the coding sequence ATGCCCGAGCATGCACGATCAGCTTTAAATTTCTTTTACTGGTCTGCAAAGACCCAAAACTTCCAACACCAGATTGACTCTTACTGCATTGCAATTCATATTGTAGTTCATGCCCAACAATTAGCTGAAGCTAAGATATTGATCCAATCAGCTTTGAAAACAAGTGAATCCAATTCAACTAGATTTTGTCTTGTGGAATCTTTACTGGGTAGTTACAAAGTTGTTGATTCGAGTCCTTTGGTGTTCGATTTGTTGCTTCATGCATATGCAAAGTTGAGAATGTTTAAGGATGGTTTTGAGGTTTCTTGTTACTTGGAGAACCATGGGTTTTGTTTGAACTTGTCAAGTTTCAATGCCTTGCTTCATGGGATGCAAAAATCTGGTGAAAATGCAATGGTTTGGAAGGTTTATGGGTATATGATTCGCAAAAGGAAATACCCCAATGAAATTACAGTAAGGACGATGATTGGTGCTTTGTGTAAAGAAGGAATGTTGCAAGTTGTGGTGAATTTGTTGGATAGGATTCATGGTAAGAGATGCTCTCCAATAGTTATTGTTAATACGAATTTGGTGTTTAAGGTTATAGAAGAGGGTAGAATTGAAGAGGGTATGGAATTATTGAAGAGAATGTTGCAAAAGAACTTGATTCTCGATACCATTGCTTCCTCTTTCATTGTTTATACTAAATTGAAGCTCGGGAATTTGGAGTCAGCATGGGATGTGTATGATGAAATGCTTAAGAGAGACTTTAGTGCCAACTCTTTTCTGTTTTCATCCTTCATAAAAGCATATTGTGAAAGAGGAAAAATTCAAGAAGCAGAAAGCATGTTGCAAgagatgaaaaatatgggtttgaAGCCATATGATGAAACTTTTAACCATTTGATCGAGGCATGTAGTAAAGCGGGCGAACTGGATGCTGGTGTGAAACACTTCGAGGAAATGATCGGTAGGGGACTCGTTCCAAGTTGTTCCACTTTCAATGAAATGGTGAGAGGGCTTTGCGAAATTGGGGATTCAGAGAAAGCTAATGAGTTCTTAACTCTTGTTTTAGATAAAGGACTTTCACCTAATGAAGTCACATACGTTCATCTTATGTCTGGTTATGGAAAAGAGGGGAAGATCCAACAAGTTCTCAAATTATACTATGAAATGGAGTATAGGTCACTGTCTCCTGGATTACCAGTTTTTACAACATTGATTAGAGGTCTTTGTGACTGTGGAAAAGTAGAGGAAGCTGAGAAGTATCTAAGAATAATGAAAGGTCGTTCTATAGGGTTGAGTGAAGAGATATATGAAGCTTTAATCACTGGTTACCCCAGAAATAGCGACAAAACAAGAGCTGCTTTCCTTCATAATGAGATGGTTGCAAGAGGAATGAAGACGATGAAAATAATATGA